Sequence from the Solea senegalensis isolate Sse05_10M linkage group LG1, IFAPA_SoseM_1, whole genome shotgun sequence genome:
GTCAGGAGGATCACAGCAGTGGAGCCTGGGGGTGagatacacacgcacacacgcacacacgcacacacgctaaATGAATCCTGATCAACTCCCCCTCTGCTGTAGAAGTCTAACCGACTCTACCAGGTCTCGGTTGGTCAGTGTCTCGCCGTCTCTCAGCCAATCGGGCCAAAGGGTTATGTCTCCATGGCGATATGTGATAcgtcacagctgcagcagtggcAGCTGGAGGGCTGAGCTGGAGGAAGCCCCGTCCCTCGTgtgatggacagatggagggaCGTCCTCATTATTTTTAAAGACAATCAGTTTACTTTTCCTGCTCAGGAcctttttatttagattttatcatttgtttttttgactgaacACAAGACTGAAGGTAACACTGTCCACACGTCCACGAGTCCTGTCAGGACGTGGACGATGTGTGTGCAGGATTGCAAACACATcagcagtatttattttaaaaattcaaattcagtgttttaatgAAATCCTGGAAACTGTGAGTCAATGAAACAAATACTAACAGATCAATAACCAGCTGATCATGATCATATCCATGGATCAAACCacgtttacattttaaactttaagtAATTTCATCAATAATAAAGTGATCGAGTGTCTAATGAAGgtctgtgatcatgtgactcatCATCAGGTTCATTGTGTGATTCCACTCATGCACAGCAGGGGGCACTGAGCACACACACGGCTCCTCCCACCTATATAGCCCCCCCCCTGCAACAGGGGGGGGGCTATATAGGTGACTGTCAGGTGAGTCAGGTTTGATGAAAGTAATCATATTAGAGAttgagcgacacacacacacacacacacacacacacaggtgtatacacatatatactcaAGTGTatgcacacatatatacaaaaacatacacacacacatatatacacaaatacaaaaacatacacacatatacacacacacaaatgtacatacatactgtatatacacacaccagAACACATGACACActcacataaaaacattaagagccaaacaaaaaatctgaactgttcctttaaggTACAGAactatataatgtgtgtgtgtgtgagcagagtaTTGATTACAGCTGAAACCTAATTATTAAAAGGCTGAACTGCTGGAAGtaatcaataacacacacacacacacagagtttaggGACCAGTTGAATATATTGATCTGACACATTTTCAGAATCATATTTTCATGATGTgaaccaatcaatcaatgacATCATTGTATTGATCAaagctgaaaaaacacatttacatgtaaatcattcaaatatgtgtgtgtgtcagtgctgatTGATTTTCACAGCAggtcactctcacacacacacagagttaataTGTCATCATGCAGTCTGAGCAGCTGTCGTCTGATTGGTCGGTTAAAGTCAATATGACTCAAATCTGCATTTAGAGAATCAGGAACATATtgatctgtctgtgtgtgtgtgagagagagaaagttcaACTTTCAGTCAAAAactgtttcactgtttgaatgaaaaGGTATTTTGCCTAATGAAGTTGTAACACATACACgcgcgtgtgcacacacagacgcacacactcCCTCCATTCCCAGTATTGATCGCTGTATTGATTAGCTGCAGGAGGCTGATCGTCTCGGTCCAGAAACACTCTCCACTTACTGCtgattaccacacacacacacacacacacacgcacgtctttgtgaggaccgcCTCTTGATTTTGTCCTGAAtcttaaaatcacatttcatgTGAAAACTGTGTTAAAAActacattaaagggatagttcaggtttcaAAGTGTTGTTGTATGAGGTggtgacacacagtcagagctGACCGTGCTCACATGATCGCATttttatctgcgtcacatgatcgtgtgtttatctacgtcacataaACGCacctttatctacgtcacatgatcaccaaagctcacagagaaaatcagggattttcaTTTGTTGATCCTCCATCACTTAgtaaaaatgtcttattttgtcacttcagcatataaaatccttcattcagattgacctcagtgacacaaagtgaccacacgaggcagcagaatatcagcagttcctgtgtccccgccagctaaaatcactgattttctctatgagctttggtgtgggagagtgaggggatTATAAACAGGACGGGGCTCCTCCCACCTCTGTAGCCCCTACCCTCAAAGTCAGGTCTGATTCCTGTTTGATGAAAGTAATCGGATTAGAGATTCAGTGAAGAGTCTAAGTGTGTCAGTAAAATGatctgatacacacacacacagagacacacatacaaccacacacacattagcacaAATTACTTCATGTAAAACATCGCACCcttaaatgtaaaactaaaaGCTCCACAACTCCTTGAGGACAGAAGATGGACAGATGAAGAACAAAATATGGAAAGGTGACAGACAAATGGACAGAAGTGAGGTGTGAATGGTTTGAGGTCTCAGAGACGCCTCAGAGACGCCTCACAGTCAATACAGAACAGTGAGGGACATTgacattgattttgtttgtctcaAAGATGAATAATAAAGTTGCTCTGTCATCATATGTGTCTCTGACTCATCATCACTTCACAGCTGTGATCTTTACGGACAAATCAAGTCTTAAATAGACAACGTGTCAAAATAAAGGCAGCCGACACTGACATCACTTCCTTTTTTCAGAAAACCAGAATCACAAAGATAATCATCACTATATTAGAGGGACACGGACGTCAAGTTAAAAACACCAACTTTCTCAATAAGGTTTGAAccacatcacagacatcatcACAGGTGACCGCATCACAGGCGACATAGCAGACATCATCACAGATGACCACATTACAGACAACGTCATCACAGACAACATCACAGATGACCACATCACAGGCGACATCACAGACGCCATCACAGATGACATAACAGACGACCACATCATAGATGATGACATCATAGAATTAAAAACACTCACCAGTTGtgttgatgatgaagatgatgatgttaTGTGTTTGGTGTGACAGCTGCTGATTCATCTggataacaaaaaataaaccagCACAAATGACTGGAGGCAGAGGAAACctgttagcctagcttagcacaaTAAGAAAAAAGTTAGCCTTGTTTAGCACAAAAGATTGGAGGCAGAGGAATGCttttagcctagcttagcacaaTAAGGAAAGAAGTTAGCCACGCTTAGCACAAAAGACTGGAGGCAGAGGAAAActgttagcctagcttagcactGGAGAAGTCTTTAGCTTGATTAGAGACAGAAACCATTTAGCATAGCATAAAGTCTGGAGAGAAACATGATGATAGCATTCTGACTAAAGCCTGGTCTACAACTGTCATATACCTGTGGtagcctagcttagcacaaaCTGAAAGGGAAGGGAACTGTTAGCTAGGCATTGAGACAGGAGATGCTAATATTCATGTATTATATGTTCAATATGTAGCATAATTATATATACACctgtatatatagtgtataaatGTACACGTCTACctacagtataaatatacatgtatacgctacatatgcatgtgtatatgtagCGTGTAATATAcacgtatacatatacacatgaagTGGTCTCTGTCACATTAACCATGATCAGCCctcataaatgtaaatgaattaaagtgtgtgtgtgtgtgtgagagagagagagagagtgcatgagtgtgtgtgaaagagagagcttgagtgtgtgtgtgtgtgtgtgtgtgtcagagagcttgggtgtatgtgtgtgtctgtgtgagtggcCCCCAAGGGTTTAATGAACGAAGAGGTTCACTTGTGAGCTGATTGATCACTGACAGGgaggagggagtgtgtgtgtgtgtgtatgtgagatgCTTTTACAGACAGTGTTTCAGTGTCTCTTGATCAGAGcgagagaagcagcagagagagcaaGAACATGGACATATAgcaggacttttattttgaagagttataaaataaatcaaacccaagctttttattttatttttcaacatttttatgaTGATAACCAGAACAACAATGTTATCTCACCCCCTGATGCTGCTGGTCCTCGTGGTTGTCATGACGATGGTGGATGGAGCACGGGTCCTGAGTGGTGAGTGATGATAGAAAAAAGAACAGATCATCATTTTAGagtcacattttaatgtcattgaatatttaaaaaattcaaattctttAACATTAACCttcattcactttatttttatcagtattttaaagatttaatacaaattaaactgaaatatttacattcattgATTTGTATTGTAAGTCAGATTTTTCTTCATGAATCATTGAGTTCATTAACATGTGAGTGACGTTCATCAGtaacactaaccctaacatgttataactaaccctaaccatatataactaaccctaaccatgtTATATCGAACCCTAACCATGTTATGACTCACGTTAACCATGTtatatctaaccctaaccatgtTATAACGAACATTAACCACGTTATAACTAACATTAACCATGATATAACTAACCCTAACCGTGTCATAACGAACATAACCATGTTATAACTAACCCTAGCCATGTTATAACTATCATTAACCATGTTATAACTAACTCTAACCATGTTATAACATTAACCATGTTATAACTTACCCTAACCATGTTATAATTAACACTAACCATGTTATAACATTAACCATATTacaactaaccctaaccatgttataaccaacaaaaacaatgttataactaaccctaaccatgtTATAATTAACATTAACCATGTTATAACATTAACCATATtataactaaccctaaccatgttataaccaacaaaaacaatgttataaCTAACTCTAACATGTTATAAATAACAGTGTGTTAAAAACCATAATAACTAACATTAACCGTGTTATAAACCATGATAACTAACATTAACCGTGTTATAAACAATGATAATTAACATTAACCGTGTTACGAACAATGATAACTAACATTAACCGTGTTATAAAACATGATAATCCTCTGGTTACAGTTTTTGTACTAAACAAGGCTAACATGTTACTGCTATCTTTGAACTGACAAGGCTAGATGGAGAGCAAACattttgggggtgggggggctgtgtgtgagagagagagagagagagagagatattgagtgtgtgtgtgtagttagtAGACAGATATATATTAAGCTCTTTAGTGGTTTTAACAGTaaagtgatgatgatgcagaAGTGAATCCAGCTAATCACTTAAAgtagctctcacacacactcacacacacgcacgcacacacacacgcacgcacgcacattgTTAATGGGAGCTCTTGTATTGACGCTGACATTGGATCAGAATCTTCTCTGTTTCACTGATCTGaaacagtgatgatgtcacagtttcctgtttacacagtcacatgaccactggATGTGAACGGTGGTCATGTGATCTGTTTTCAACTTGGATTTGTTGATGAAACTACGTTTAGTGTGAATAAGGACATTGGAAATTTATCTCAGGTTAGCTTCTGTTAGCCTCTGTTAGCAATAGCTCTCAATAACAACACTCGGTATTTCCCAAACATCGTAGAAACGCTGACGTAACGACTGATTTAGTCACAGGCGCTTTCTCAATACTCAGTACGCAAGGATGTACTTGCGTACTTGAGAAGTATGACTGGAGTACATACTCGCCAAGTacagagtacacaagtatgagTCTCCTCTCCTCAATCAATCGTTAATACAtcgataataagtttgaaaataaatcctaatgagtgacaaataaatgactaaaacctgctttgtcgttatattttaaaaaatttaaaagaaaactcctaattgccttcatttattcacatttcccATTAAGTTTTCGTACGGTTCCCTGACAGTAGCCGTTCCCGAAACGCCATATGGCCgtgctttgctgtgctcgtacacagctgtgatgtcactctgaaaataagatttttctgggctttttgtGGTGTTTACGAAGGTTTTAGAAATGTGAATCTCTATGAactaaaaatatagaatataagaATCTATACaagtctgtgtccatgtctccaggtgtcctgtggacacttttataGGAGTCTCTTTCACTATTgtgctcaatgggaaaattgctttttgggaccggggagtattttttgttgcagtaccacgagtggccaccatgacaaaattgtcttcaaggcagagggggcggagctctatccagttcttataatacatatacaatagAAGAAAAGAGAGGCGAATCCTACAGATGAAATAGATaactaaagtgaaaaaaaaaaaaaataataataatatgatgcattgccctctattgattggattatttgtgacttttgggaagttgaatatgccaggcaacaagtcgagaatGTCACGCGCGCCGgaacatcatggacacatgaataaacacacatggagtcagagttgactgtctagagctagaccatatctctgagtgctatcggatgctgaaacatgttttctttgtcaaaatgtcataaaaaaaaagaaaaaaaagagaggaaacgaaatgtatgatgataatgggggcgggactagttaagctttgcttctcccgcattccctttcggttatgtatattgtgtgaactgcactgttatgtgatgagtgatctaaatgtcatgaccgaaataaataaataaataaataaataaataaatccatggTCGCCACctgatgcatacttggtaaaatgggcggagcgagaacacttccgggtttgagaactgTACTCGCTGCTCATggacttgagaattggaacagaacttggactgaggctgatgatgttttcacaagtacgcgagtacacacaagtacgcacaagtatgaaTATTGAGAAATGGCCACAGTGTTTGTACAAGTGCCGGCCATTTTAGAATCCTATGTCAGGGTCAGTCCTCGTCAGCTGTGTCTTTGTCCCTCAGGTCAGATGGTGTGTTCAGGCGGACCCCGTCGTCCCTGCTACAAAATTGCATATTTCCAAGACGTGTCGAGTCGTGTGGCTTTCAGGGAGGCGTGTCGAGCCTGTGAGATGGACGGAGGCTCACTGCTCAGCATCGAGAGCCCGGTGGAACAGAGGGACATCGAGAACCTGCTGCAGGTGAGACACACCTGgtcctcttcttcatctcctcctcctcctccccacatCTTCATCCTCTTGATCTCCAGGGGCTGCGTTCAGGAGCAGGGGGAGGAGCCATAGCAGACGGAGATTTCTGGATTGGACTGACTCGGGTGGATGGATCGGATCAGACTCATCCAGAACTCACCAAcaccttcacttcctgtccgcAGCTGTACCAGTGGACAGACGGCAGTGCTGCCACCTTCAGGTGAACAGCACCATtgactacacaaacacacatctgaccacaaacacacacacactcatatatctgaccacacacacactcatatatctgaccacacacacacactcatatatctgaccacatacacactcatatatctgaccacacacactcatatatctgaccacacacacactcatatatctgactaaacacaaacactcatatctgactacacacacacacatatctgacCACACACAAGAAAGATAAGActcacatgatgatgatgatgatgatgacgaaaAAGATTATGGTGGTGATGattgttatgatgatgatggtggtgatgatgatgaagactaTGATGATGTAGGAACTGGTACTTTGATGAGCCGTCCTGTGGAGGCGAGGCCTGTGTGGTCATGTACCATCAGCCCACTGCACTTCCTGGTCTGGGCGGGGCTTATCTGTACCAATGGAACGACGACCGCTGCAACATGAAACACAACTTCATCTGCAAATACAAACCAGGTACCGTCAGCTAATCAGCTAATCAGCTGCAGCCTCTGAAAGTCCTGcctcttttcattcattcatctgtttcTTTCATCAGTGAGAGACACACCTGGTGGGCGGGGCACAGGTGAGCACCACTTATTTGTGATGTGGGACATTTTCATCAGGACATGGTTCCTGTGTTGTCTACTGATGACAGGACAGACGCCACCACAGGTCACAGTGTgtaacagctgtgtgtgtgtgttcctagAGGTGACAGCAGGTGGCGGTGTGGTCAAACAGTCTGCAGGTGGTGAAGAGGTGCGGCCTCAGGTCACTGTGGCTGGAGGTTCAGGTACCAAACACTtctgacctttaaaaaaacacttcttcttcatcatgttttcatgtaattGCTGAGTGTGATGCTATCATCACTGATGGGtgatgtcacatgacctgtcTCTTTTCAGGCATGTTACTGGTCTACGTCATCATTCCCACAatccccctgctgctgctcatcctgGTGGCTTCTGGGACATGCTGTGTTCAGATGTTCAGTCAAAGGTGAGACTACATCTCCCAGCAGcacctgctgctctgctgaggCAGGTTTCTAGTGAACACAGCTTTGTGCACaagtgtatgtgagtgtgtgtgtgcacgagtgTATGTGATTGCGTGTGCACGAGTGTATGTGAGAGCCTGTGTGCATGAGCgtgtgagagtttgtgtgtatgagtatgtgagagtgtgtgtaccTGGCCCTGGTTCAGGTTTCCAGACTTCCCGCTGAATCAGCTGATCCTAAGAACCTGCAGAGAACATTTAAGTCTGCAGAGACTGAGacagtatgtttgtttataaaCTGTGACAagcaggggggtattccatcaacgtggctaagaattgccagacttcggtgtaagcttgaagcttgactaagctccacctcccaatctcgctccaagccgttccatcaagtgaaatcagctggctccaaatgacgcttagtcaagcctcacctgttaagcctcaacttgtgcacgcccacagggaaaataaaaagcccattctagtcgagcacggaaactgtgaaaaatgccgaaaagcgaGGGAAAcgagcgtgcagagatgttctccgcagcggagcaaaccctcctcatggaggtatatgacgattacagccacataatccgaaagaagggcaataccgcggcaatcaataaagcgagggattgtattgtaagtcgctttggataaaattgtctggtaaatgacatgtaatgtaatgtaaaagtgacaaagaaaatttcagcatcatcatgttataaataaatatataaatcctccatcaaagggacaaaatatatgtagacaataatctaccaattgatttcttgatggtttttgttttaaactaatcagttatgtggatctattaatgcaaccaaacccctaaaattaaaagacagccctaataagtaacattcatatgaacataattaaaatagcattattgtttcactgcaatttatgtgaaattctccatattttatcatttcgCAGCCCTAGTAGTTATGTTAAaacgtgatattcatcacatttatcaactgaatgttatgcaaatcgatgggatagccttcatttatttcctgcatggccaattgtatagaattgatatcattttcatttaagcctgtcatttttacatgctgtattttgtcccagatgctatatgttgaattgttgtattttcatcttattttatgt
This genomic interval carries:
- the chodl gene encoding chondrolectin; protein product: MMITRTTMLSHPLMLLVLVVVMTMVDGARVLSGQMVCSGGPRRPCYKIAYFQDVSSRVAFREACRACEMDGGSLLSIESPVEQRDIENLLQGLRSGAGGGAIADGDFWIGLTRVDGSDQTHPELTNTFTSCPQLYQWTDGSAATFRNWYFDEPSCGGEACVVMYHQPTALPGLGGAYLYQWNDDRCNMKHNFICKYKPVRDTPGGRGTEVTAGGGVVKQSAGGEEVRPQVTVAGGSGMLLVYVIIPTIPLLLLILVASGTCCVQMFSQRRTPHTKTTTDRSNLWISKPSKADSIEV